The Saccharomyces eubayanus strain FM1318 chromosome XIII, whole genome shotgun sequence DNA segment AGTAAATGGAACCCAAGTCATATTTGGAATGAAGTCATCACAAAACTACCAAGCTGTGAAAAGTCAAATGCATTAATCGgtcaaaacaaaactatTCAGGATTTAATCGAATCCTTCGATTTGAGTatttgtttcatttttggatttgacGTGAGTGTTATGAAAGCTAAGAAGTATGAAGCAAACGAGAAACCACTCAAATCTACTCCACTGCCTACCGAGATTGAGTataatgacgatgatgaaaacaatgCCAACGATAAGACTTCCTATGTGACTAAggaaagaaataaaagcaaTATGGAAGTGACGTCAGATGACGAAGACCTGTTGGTAAAGCAATACGAGGGCATGCTAGGTAAttcagatgaagaagaagaaggtagTGGATACTTGAATCCTAATATCAATTACGATGAAGTGACAGACGAAGAACCTAGTGGAGAATCATCCGATGAAGAGGGTGATTACGAACAAGATagcgatgatgaagaaaatcaaccgaagaggaagaaggCCAAGGTACATAACTTGCCTGAACTGATGGCTGGTTATTATAGTGGGGATGatagtgaagaagaaagcagTGACAATAATTTGAACGAGAATGATaaagggaagaaaaagaacgGTAAAACATCCGATGATCGTACGGCTAGAGAACAAATGTCAAACGAgccaaagaggaaaaacaGACGTGGTCAAAgggcaagaagaaaaatctgGGAGAAAAAATACGGCTCTGAGGCTAAGCATGTGcaaaaagaattagagaaagaaatggaagaGAGGAAACAAAGACAAATTGATTACGAAGCTAGAGTCGCTAAACGTGAAGCTCAAGCGGAACTATACGCTTCTAGGGAAAAGGAACGCGAACGTGGGCGTACTGAAGTGACctacaagaaagaaaaagaaccaaCTGCCACTGGGGAAGAGCATCCTTCTTGGGTTGCTAAGAGACTAGCCGAAGAAAAGTTACAAAAAGCTAAATTTGAAGGTAAAAAGATTAAATTTGATTGATTCTAATATTTCTCTCGCAGTTATAAGCACCACCATGTATAATagattatatatatatatatcatacCATTATAGCATTTAATTTATTCAATCGTATTATTGCAGTCTACTTGCCTGTGttaaaagaaattaaacGGGAAAAGTTACGGAAAAAACTTCGACAAAGTGAAGTGCTCATGCATAAATAGTGACTCAAagatataaaagaaaactaaatGAATTGTTTATAAAACCTGAATATGATAAAAAAGTctgaataataaatatgatTGCTATATAATAAGTGTGTATgaaatgaagataaaggGAGAAAAAGATTAGAGTACTCAGATATCAGCCCTTAAATGACGTAAATacgattttctttttgtaaaCAAAGAAGTAACTCTGGTTTCTTGATTATTCGAAAACTTCACCAGTAATTGGGtctctctttttgaaagtcaACAATAAGTCATCTTTAGGGAAAATGGTGGCGAAAACCTTGATCTTTTCACTTAATGGAGTTACTTTGTGATGGAAATCGGTGGATAGAGCAAATTTACCCAATAAGGCAGCGAAAGTGATCATGACATAAGTCTGACCTAAACAAACGTGTGAACCACAACCGAAAACCAaccaattcttctttgcttcaCTAGCCTTTGAGCCTTCTTCCCATCTTTCAGGAATAAAGTCATCTGGATTTTCGTAAACTTCAGGGTCATGTAAAGCAGGGTACAAGGTTGGAATCAACATAGCGCCTTTTGGTGCAGTGTAATTGGAAGAAACTGggaaatttttcttaaCAACGTATGGAACCATTAAGACAGGGGGTCTGTAACGTAGAGTTTCCTTGATGACCATGTTAGtgtatttcattttttcaatcacATCCAAAGTCAATTCAGTAGACATATCGTTGTTACGAACAGCCAATTGTTCTTCTCTAATCTTTTCTAAAACATCTGGACGATCAGCTACAATTTGGAACAACCAACAAGCCAAAGAGGAGGAGGCATCTTGAGAGGCAAATAGGAAAGTGAAAACAGCTTCTGAAATTTCCTTGTTGGTGAATTCTCTGTGAAATATTCTggcatcatcatcgttacTGTTCTTTGCATCATGCATCAATTTACACCAAGCATCCATAACACAAACTGGTTCACCACCAGCGGCAATATGGTCCTTTGCCATTTGAGCacagttttcaaaaatcttcatAGCCATGTCAGCGGTTTTCTTACCGTACCATGTCTTACTGAAAGGGATGATAATTGGAAAGTTGACTAATTCTAAAGCTGCTGTGACTAAATAGTAATCATCGGCAATCTTTCTGACTTGATCCTCAGTGATGTAGTTACCACAGAAAGAGTTTAATGATAAGGCGCAAAGAATCTCTCTCATTTCATGGAAAAAGACTTGAGGTTCATAATTCTTCTCCTTTGATAAACGaacaaatttttccatATATTTATCCATGATTACTTCTAATGAAGGTAAGTATTGGGCCAAAGCTTGTTTAGTGAAAAGACCATTCAATGATTTTCTATAGTCAGTGTGGGCCTTACCATCCAAAAAGACCCAGTTACAAGGTCTTAAGATTTTCACAgcaacatcaacaacacATGGTTTAACAAACTTGGAGGATTGTAAGATCTTTCTTGCCAAATCTCTAGTGGATGCGATAACGACGAATTTGTGGAAAATAGAGACACATGAAAGTGGACCAGATGCCCACTTTGCcttatattcttcaaattttggatCCAAGGATTCCAAAAATGGACCAATAATGGGCCAGAACTTGAACTTTGGACCAGCAATGGAGCCCTTYTTAATTTGATATGCTACTTGGTCCCAAACCAAAAGAATACAGATCAAAGTGGcaaagattttcaaatatgaCATTGACTTAAGTGCATCCAGGACGTTGAAGGCTTTGGTGACACCGAAGGAGGACCCACCCTTAGCCAATTGGTGTAATGTAGAATTATTAGTGGCCTGATGTATTATGTTTTCAGCGACAGAGCTCATGTTGTTAGGAGGTGTTTGATTTCTATCGTGTAGGAAATAAAGTTTTGTTTATGGTTGCGAGTGTAGacaacaaaagaatatgaagGTAAAAgatgaacaagaataaGAACTTAGAACAATAGATGATTATcttatatataatttttttcttttccaagacaGTTCTCTGTTTGCGTACATAAACCAATCAATCCCTTTGCCTGAAGACAATAAGGACGATCTTTACAACCGatcgataaaaaaaaacttttcaaaaccgAAACAAGAGAGCTACAATCCAATAGCGATATAAGCACTGGCTGCAATTAAACGCAGGTTTGGTTATGTTTTGTCAGCAGCGATAAAAGATACGAGAGCTAAACGACGAAAATCGTCTCGAGAAGTGCTGACAGCTAGGTTACCCGCGCCGGAAATTACGGAACGAATCCGTGGTCTTTGTACGAGTGTCTCGTTTAGTATACAGGGGTGTGGGCGGCGGTGTGTGGGTGGTGAGGAGCGAGAGTGCTAATTGTTCCTGGGGACGCGTTCCGCGGAACTGAGAGAGACGGGTTCCGGCTACGTGTAAGAGCATCATAACGAAGAAAAGTGTCCGATGTGTCCATGTTTATAGGTGTGTATCTATATTTCGACTTGAGTCTGATGTCATGCGTATATttgtacatatatgtaGATGGAAGTGTTCTTGTTGATATGCCATTATTCTATAAAGAACATCActcttgtttctttatatcATTAGTGGTTGTtacctttttgaaaacgCCTTCGGGGTTACCAGCTTGCGATTTGAAAGAGGCTTGTTCCTTGACTGGTTCTATTTCCGTAGGCTCATTTGAATGCGCGATGTCTTGGCTAGTGCTTGTTGTTCCTGTACCTGTGTATGTTGATGTCAATGCAGAGATCGGCAGTTGGCTCGACCGTGACTCTTTTGTGTTTTCATTATCCGCAACCTTGTCGTTACCGTCAGTTTCCTCTGAACCCTCCGAACGCGATTCCGACTCAGATCCCACTCTCGGAAGAGTAATTCCTGTATGAAGGCTCCCAACGTTTGTTTCAGATGCTTGGTTTGTGCTTGTTGTGTGTGGAGAGAGTGTGAAGACCCTTGAAGCACTAGATGTGTTGCCTAATCTACTCACGGGACTTATCACGGTATTCCGAGGGTATGATAATGGCGAAACTATCCTATTGTCCTGCTGTTTCATCGGCATCGTTGTAGAAAGATTCTGTGCATTGGCCATTGTGAAGACGTCAGTTTGATTCATATTGGGAATTGGATACTGACTCATTGGTCGTTGACCCGCCGCAATTGCAGTTACAGTTGAAATGGGATTATTGTGTACACTTTTACTATTCAAGTTCATCGAGGAGTAAGCCAATTGGGCAGCAGATGCGGTTGTTGGGGCATTAGCACCCTGATAATTATCAATGGGTTGATAATAGGTTCGCGGGCTAATTGATTTTATACCAGCAGCACTGCTACTGCTGCTAGTGCTGTCATTGCTAATATTGTTTTGCTTTAGTACACTCTGGATATCCTTGATGAATAAAGGATATAGATAGTCGGCAattttctctctttgtGCTATTGCCAAGGCACGCTCAAACGGTATCCAAACACCCTTTAAATGCATAGAGCCGATTTTCACCACATGCCTAATTTTTTCTGCCTTTAAAATACCGTCTCTTCTACCTCTTGTCATTTTAGTTACGTTAAGTAACTTGGTACCATTAATCATATCGTTATCTGCTCTTCTTACCACCGAAATCCCGTTAGCTTCGACTTGGTAGCAAAGCGTCTTTTCATCCTCCCACATAGTTGTCGTTACTCTTGGTCTTATTATATTTGCAGACCCACTATTGCTACCGCTCGGATCGTTGGCGGCGGCTATTACGGGCATTGGATGTCTTATGGTGGTTGTTTGAAAGGAATTCATGGCTTTAGCCATTGGATCATATTGTTGGTCAGTTTTCCCTTGTCTGTTTACAGTCAAATAAGCTTCTTGATCCGTCGTGGTTTTGACGGGTGGTGTTATGGAGTTCCCATCATATAATGGACTTACTTGTTGTTGAGGTAGTAAGCCCATCTGGGGGTGATTGTAATTTACTGCATCCTTTTGAGAAATTACTGGGACTTGGGTAGGCGTCGTTAAAGGCCTGGGAGGGATGGGTGAATGTGAGTTTGAGATCGAGGAAGTCTTATGGAATCCAGGAAATTGATATGTGGAAGGTTTTGGATAGTTTGGCATCGGAAGTTGTTGTGTTAGTGATACAGCTCCATTGCTGTTGCGACTGGTACGGTTGGAACTAGGAGATATTGAACCAGTGGAAGTATCTGAAGGAGGTCCGGATTTGTGCGACTTTGAAAATACATTACTGATTTTTGGTGCTTGCGATGGATAAGATTGAGCTTGtaattgttgttgctgctgtaaCTCAAACGCCGAGTAATTTTTCTCCGTGTCAgagttttgattttgaatattagTTACAGATGATGCTATGCCGTTAGGATTAGTAGTCCCATCACTATTTGCaggataataataatacgcTTGAGGGTACGAATAAGCCATTGATTGGGGGGCTTGCATCTGTGGGAAGTAATAGTAGTATGGCACGTTGCTACTGCTGTTACTGTTACTGTTATTGCTGTTGCTATTGCCACCGATGGCAGGACCAGAAGCGTTGGACAAAGCAGCACCACTGACGGCGGAGGAAATAGCTACTGATGTGGACGACGGGTTAGAGCCGTTCGAATCAGAACTATTCCTCTGGTAAGGTTCTTGAACTTGACACATTTgtggttgctgttgctgttgagATTGCGGTTGCGGTTGTGATTGCTGGTAGTATTGTGGATACGGCCATTGTTCAGGAACTACATATTGGTATGATACAGGCACCAGAGGTTGAACACCCTGGCTGAGatattgctgctgctgctgctgctgctgctgctgcggttgttgttgttgttgttgctgctggGCCGACTGGCCGATCGTATGttcattattgtttataACCCTCATATTTGATTCTGAAAGCATTCGATTGGGCTGAATATCATTAATGTTGATTTGGTTACTAGTAGGCATGACAAAGGAACCTTACTCGGTATGTGTAAGGATGACTTTGTGTTATGCTTGGTAAAATTATATTCCACACTTTTAAAaacgaaacaaaaaagagttCTTATATCTATGCAATCGCAATTGCGAGAtgagttttctttgagtAAAAACAGCCAAAAATGGGTTCGCTTTTGGTCGCAGTGTAGAAAgcaactaaaaaaaaactgaaaactATTATAAGAGGCTTATAAATACACAGGCACACAGCTAATGCAAAAGACAGTGAGGGGGAACTTTAGAAATTATCAAActaaaatgaaaaagacgGGTTTTTCTTATGTATCATTAGCTTGCCACTCTCGATAAAATTGTAAAAAGGAACATGAACAACGCGCAAGAACATTTACGTAGATTTTATGTGACGGGacagaaaagaatacaTCACCAGTGCGTGCATTCATTGTGGGAAGATTCTCTCCTGTGGCGGAGAGGCAAGCAAGACCTaaatgagatgagatgatCGATGCTTAACAAACTGCTCTGCCATGGGATACCCAGTACCAGTTCCTTAGTAAGATCGCACTCAAAATGGAATATTCCGTCAGGCCTACGGAAGAGAAAAGcagcaaaagaaagaaaaaaccgGACAACATGCGGGAAAAAACGCAAACTGCGtgaggaaaaaattaactTTAGAGATTACATCAACGGCGAGTAGAGAGACCCTTCAGCAGGTTCTCTACGGCAGTTTCCCTGCAGAATCCACTAATCGGAGGAGACACAAGCCAAGCGCGGACGTACGGTTCGCGCGCAAACTTCTCTGCAGAAAATCGGAatatgaattttttatttgccAGCTTCTCTACCACTACGACCATGGGGGTTGTGCGTCGGCTGAAGAGGCGCAAGAAAATTCGAGCCACGGTAGAgggacaaaaaaaagaaacaaacaaagCCGGTCGCAGGAGAAGAGTGCCCAGTTAGGAACAAGCTCTGTTAGGTATCCCTATATGTATTATGCCGCGCTGCTTGTGCAGGTACAGCTGCCTGCACGGTTTTCTGGCGAGGCCCAGATTTACTTTCGGATAAAGAAGGCGGAGCCAAAACGCACAAGTCGGAAACCGGAATTACGCGCTTTGCGCCCTCCGGGCTTTTCGTGCTCGAGCCTACTGGGTGCGTGCGTGTGTACCTGACAAAAATAAACGCAAGGTCTGGGCGCATTAGACCGCTCCCCCGCCACGCAGGCGAAGCTGCTTGTCACAATGCTACAAGAGGAACAAcattctttctcttttcgtTGATGCGGGTAAATGGGGCTGCATGCAGGAACGCtaaaggtaaaaaaaaaaagaaatagcTGTTACGTTTGAAGACGTCGCTTGGGGTAATAAGGTTGGGTGGGACCAACGGAAGAACGCTAATCTCCTCTTTTTCAGTTACCGGGCCTGCGAAAGCTAAATTCGGGAAAATTACGGGTATAACGAGATCTCCATCCTTCTATGGCTCTTTCGAAGCCCAACAGAAGATCTTCTGTCTTTTTAGTTTCGAATGCTAATGCAGGAGACGAATCATTACAGTGGCTATTTAGTCAGCCGTAGccacacacacacacacacacacacacacacacgcAAATGTAACTTGCCAAGCGGCTTGATACTCCTGTCCATTCCTTCCGTTCAACTGTTCTTGCAGTCGCCAATGGGGATTAcgttttttaaaaaaaaagaaaaaaagagaattttTGGCCTAGGAAAATGTGCCCTTGCGCAGCAGCGCGTATTTACTATCCGCCGCCATTGTGTCACAtagatgaagaaagacAGTCACCAATATTACACGCCTCTTGCGAACATATTGCCATAGAACAGAGTATACAAGAAGCTAATCATTACTTTTGCTATCTCTAGCTAGATAAGAAATCATTTGATAGGAAATCtgagctttttttttttacttttataataattttgttttgtgaacagccatttttctttattaaataataatggtGTTCCGAAAGATACTTGCTAGCAAATCACATCACAGTCGTCACCATCATAATTCTctccaccaccaccatcaTCTTAGCCTCAAGTGGCCAAAACGCCGTCATACACTCATTTCAAACGTTACCGGATCCAATGAAACAAAATATCTATCGCCATTTAGAAATAGTACAGATACGGGAAGTAGAAAACGTGATAGATTGAACGTAAAAATAAAGTCGCTGAGAAATAAGATTCATATGCGGTTCCATCCCACATACATAATTGATGACACGGCTACAGTAACCAGTGATGAAAAGTATGATGCTTACGGAGAAACTAAAAGAGACGAGCTCACCACAATGTCGTTAGAAGAACTTTTCCCCAGGTCTAATCGGTATCGAATCCCTGaggataatgaagaagaaacgaATAGCGTTATTCACAGGGAATTGGGCAAaagtgaaaatgaaaatgaagatgaaaatgattACCCCAGATGGGGAAACGCGGAACAACGCTACAGTTTTGAAAACGACCAGTTCAATGAGGACGAAATTGTGAACAGAATAAGGTCTGAAATCAGGACTACAAAATTGAACTCCGTAAAAACCAGTAACAGAACACTGGCAAAAGCTACAGAGGCCCAACTAATTGGAAAAAGGGTTCTCCAGCAGTTAAGTTGCCAAAGTAATCAACTAACCAAGATCGAGGATAATTGCGACATTCTTAAAATCCAATCTAATGTGGCtgacaaaaaaatcgaCGAACTTGTTCATGAAAATAGAAGTTTGTTTGCATTGACATCACCCAACCCGTTtaggaagaaaagagaaagagaaaaacaaaaccaaatcaATGActtgaagatgaaacaGTATCATCTACAGCAGGAAACCATGAAACGGGCCCAAGAATCTGGGAGAAACTTAGCCGTACGCCTAACTTCTAACTATGAGCGATATGATAAAGAGGAAGAACGACAATATATTCTCAAAAACGCCCAAAAATATCAGTTTGAAcctgatgaagaagataataGGATGGAAATTGAATTGTACGAAAACtttgaacaaataaaaGCAGCGAGTGGcaacttgaaagaaatggcTCAAGCATTTGGCAGAGAGTTTGAAGCACAAAATTCCAGAATGTTTGATATCGAAAACAACGTACAACAGGTGGACGGCGCCTTACAAGCCAAAAGATTTAGATTAGACAGGGTGAtaggaagaaaagagtaaaGTGGCCGTGCAAAGTTGGGAAGAGTGAgcgtatatatacacattaAATAGACGACTTTTAAGAAGTAGATAAATATATGTGTTGGTAGACAAGCAAACAATATGGTGTTGTGTGAGCGATCGTTCTTTTCCACTTTTATTCTTGGTGACAGtttaagttttttctctttccacATGATAATGCATGAAGGCAAGCCGAGTTTCGGAGAGTCCTTTTTTCGCAAACGTTTCGTGTTTGTTTCCCGTCCCATTTGAGATCGCAAACCAGGTAAACTGGCCGGGGTATCACCACTTTGTTAGGTGATGCGATGAAACACATGTCAAACCGATAGTTAATCAAGCAAGAGCCGTGCTCTAAAGCTGTTGTTGCGTCTCATAAA contains these protein-coding regions:
- the BUD22 gene encoding Bud22p; the protein is MPSENSVSIYKLDQLEYQYHYLTNSLEKFEPRYPKTAKLYNCIGRKNKKKVDKLLGSLELKTLTEELGESYSKLLNNKIHYYETHLSKCIKEQVQKLSQKTSSRPKNSEKKKTATIDLEKMLDSKISLDDLALYMTRFKLIKILNQRIKQKSKKTEDDTNAKTWLDNNDYTDYINDKTSKWNPSHIWNEVITKLPSCEKSNALIGQNKTIQDLIESFDLSICFIFGFDVSVMKAKKYEANEKPLKSTPLPTEIEYNDDDENNANDKTSYVTKERNKSNMEVTSDDEDLLVKQYEGMLGNSDEEEEGSGYLNPNINYDEVTDEEPSGESSDEEGDYEQDSDDEENQPKRKKAKVHNLPELMAGYYSGDDSEEESSDNNLNENDKGKKKNGKTSDDRTAREQMSNEPKRKNRRGQRARRKIWEKKYGSEAKHVQKELEKEMEERKQRQIDYEARVAKREAQAELYASREKERERGRTEVTYKKEKEPTATGEEHPSWVAKRLAEEKLQKAKFEGKKIKFD
- the ERG5 gene encoding C-22 sterol desaturase codes for the protein MSSVAENIIHQATNNSTLHQLAKGGSSFGVTKAFNVLDALKSMSYLKIFATLICILLVWDQVAYQIKKGSIAGPKFKFWPIIGPFLESLDPKFEEYKAKWASGPLSCVSIFHKFVVIASTRDLARKILQSSKFVKPCVVDVAVKILRPCNWVFLDGKAHTDYRKSLNGLFTKQALAQYLPSLEVIMDKYMEKFVRLSKEKNYEPQVFFHEMREILCALSLNSFCGNYITEDQVRKIADDYYLVTAALELVNFPIIIPFSKTWYGKKTADMAMKIFENCAQMAKDHIAAGGEPVCVMDAWCKLMHDAKNSNDDDARIFHREFTNKEISEAVFTFLFASQDASSSLACWLFQIVADRPDVLEKIREEQLAVRNNDMSTELTLDVIEKMKYTNMVIKETLRYRPPVLMVPYVVKKNFPVSSNYTAPKGAMLIPTLYPALHDPEVYENPDDFIPERWEEGSKASEAKKNWLVFGCGSHVCLGQTYVMITFAALLGKFALSTDFHHKVTPLSEKIKVFATIFPKDDLLLTFKKRDPITGEVFE
- the SPO20 gene encoding Spo20p encodes the protein MVFRKILASKSHHSRHHHNSLHHHHHLSLKWPKRRHTLISNVTGSNETKYLSPFRNSTDTGSRKRDRLNVKIKSLRNKIHMRFHPTYIIDDTATVTSDEKYDAYGETKRDELTTMSLEELFPRSNRYRIPEDNEEETNSVIHRELGKSENENEDENDYPRWGNAEQRYSFENDQFNEDEIVNRIRSEIRTTKLNSVKTSNRTLAKATEAQLIGKRVLQQLSCQSNQLTKIEDNCDILKIQSNVADKKIDELVHENRSLFALTSPNPFRKKREREKQNQINDLKMKQYHLQQETMKRAQESGRNLAVRLTSNYERYDKEEERQYILKNAQKYQFEPDEEDNRMEIELYENFEQIKAASGNLKEMAQAFGREFEAQNSRMFDIENNVQQVDGALQAKRFRLDRVIGRKE
- the SOK2 gene encoding Sok2p yields the protein MPTSNQININDIQPNRMLSESNMRVINNNEHTIGQSAQQQQQQQQPQQQQQQQQQQYLSQGVQPLVPVSYQYVVPEQWPYPQYYQQSQPQPQSQQQQQPQMCQVQEPYQRNSSDSNGSNPSSTSVAISSAVSGAALSNASGPAIGGNSNSNNSNSNSSSNVPYYYYFPQMQAPQSMAYSYPQAYYYYPANSDGTTNPNGIASSVTNIQNQNSDTEKNYSAFELQQQQQLQAQSYPSQAPKISNVFSKSHKSGPPSDTSTGSISPSSNRTSRNSNGAVSLTQQLPMPNYPKPSTYQFPGFHKTSSISNSHSPIPPRPLTTPTQVPVISQKDAVNYNHPQMGLLPQQQVSPLYDGNSITPPVKTTTDQEAYLTVNRQGKTDQQYDPMAKAMNSFQTTTIRHPMPVIAAANDPSGSNSGSANIIRPRVTTTMWEDEKTLCYQVEANGISVVRRADNDMINGTKLLNVTKMTRGRRDGILKAEKIRHVVKIGSMHLKGVWIPFERALAIAQREKIADYLYPLFIKDIQSVLKQNNISNDSTSSSSSAAGIKSISPRTYYQPIDNYQGANAPTTASAAQLAYSSMNLNSKSVHNNPISTVTAIAAGQRPMSQYPIPNMNQTDVFTMANAQNLSTTMPMKQQDNRIVSPLSYPRNTVISPVSRLGNTSSASRVFTLSPHTTSTNQASETNVGSLHTGITLPRVGSESESRSEGSEETDGNDKVADNENTKESRSSQLPISALTSTYTGTGTTSTSQDIAHSNEPTEIEPVKEQASFKSQAGNPEGVFKKVTTTNDIKKQE